Genomic window (Maylandia zebra isolate NMK-2024a linkage group LG11, Mzebra_GT3a, whole genome shotgun sequence):
aATAGACATAAAGTACATGCTGTTGGACCAACGGTTTCACTACAAGTATTTTAAGAAtttagcaatttaaaaaaaaaaaaaaaaaaagatcctgcTGTGATGAAAACCTGTTGGTCATGTGACACCCTGTAACTACAGCACATAGCTAGTAGTTGTTCCACCGTTTATTTGCTGGTTAACTTTTGTTTCCAGATTGGTACCTGAGATTAGAAGGCTATCCAGCGCTTGCTCTTCCTGTGAACATTTCTCACTGTTTCTGCTCGTCTTTACCTCTCTCAGTCCATCAGGCTGTACTTTCTGGGGAAAGAAGCCGTGGAGCAGAAAGAAGAAGATTCTTTGGCAACTGGGAACACTCGTGGGTGCCCCTGTTGGCATTGCACTCATTGCAGGCATAGCTATCCCTGCCATGATTATTGGTATTCCTGTATATGTGGGAAGGAAGGTAAGGCCTTGCGCACACATACCTACACAGTAGATTGGGATATATTTCAGTTTTCCTGCTCATAGTTTTTACTACACggattttgtttattattggGATGTGTCTCTATGTAGATTTATAGTATTATAAAGTCATAATTCATTCTTAGTGTTGCATGTACCCTTTAATCCTTTCAGAATGTCCACATGCTTGTTGCATAACTTTATTCATGTCACTGCTGTCAGCAATCAAAGTAAACATGGCGAGTAGCCAGAAACAATCACTGCAACAATCAGTAACCAGCTAGTTCTACTGAGCGGCCAATGTACCCTCAGTCATCTCATTTTCCCAAACTCTGGAGTTGATCCGAGCCAGCAACAGTCATGTGTTACtaacctgtgtgtctgtgtatatgtGCACTTGTTTTGTGTTACTCACAAGTCGGGATCTGTTTAGAATAAGAACTTCACATTACAATAAAATGAAACCAGTTGGTCTCCAAAATTCCCCACGAAAGGCTGCCAGCAAGAATCTTGAGccaactgacttttcttctctgCAAACGTCCAGCGCACATTCAGAAGTGATCACAACATACATGAAACATCTGAACATGAATCACTTACACTCCACAAGCACCAAAGTCAATATAGTTATCTTTGAACCATTGTCCCAGGTGTTTTATAGGGGCTTTTTGCCACTAGCACTACCACATTTGTATTGTTTCTGCAATGAAATGCGGGCAGTGCAAAAGAACAGAatgcaacaaagaaaatgtcagccaacctaaagaaacagcattcaTCAAAGAGTTGTCTCATTTGTGGTTTCTTAAAGAGGAAGTTGATGGTAGTAAAAATTTACACCGAAAGACAGAGAGGCAGACAAGAGTTCTGTCTCCTGCAACAGTAGCTCAGTAAAGTTGTCATAGTATTGCCAGTGCCTCTAAAATAATTTCTGAGGAGCAGGTAAAAGGTAAACAataagcatttttatttttattgtagaAATCTGCTCCACAACAACACTGTTAATCATACTTTTTCAGTGGTGTCTTTGAGGACTCAGCTCATACGTTAAGTGCAAGTTCACTCTCCTCTAAATGTGTCTCTCACATTTGTGCCACTTTTCTCTGTCAGATCCATAACCGCTACGAAGGCAAAGATATTTCCAACCACAAGAGGAACCTGGTGATCGCTGGTGGGGTGACTCTGTCTGTCATCGTGTCTCCAGTAGTGGCTGCAGTCACTGTCGGTCAGTCTGTGCTCTAACCTGCACCCTCCCAACTCTCTAGTTCTCTTCTCACTGGAGATCTTTAATGACATGCTGTGCCTGTGTTTGACTTTGTTGGAATCAGGAATTTCTTATGTTTAATGTTCAAGTTCAGATTATACAAAAGTTTATTTTCACTCATCATTTCTCATTAGCTATTTTGTAAACATGGGAAAAATCAAAGAGGGATGgtctgttatgtttttttttttatttttttagtgctCTGACCTTATTTGACCCTGGTGTGTCTATGTCTCTCGACTCTTTCACCTCTTAGGCATTGGAGTTCCTATCATGCTTGCATATGTCTACGGCGTGGTACCCATCTCTCTGTGCCGTAGTGGTGGGTGTGGTGTCTCCGCTGGGAACGGGAAGGGAGTTCGCATCGAGTTTGATGATGAAAATGACATGAACGTTGGGAGCGGGGCAGCTGCCGCTGGTAAGGTTCGATTTCCAGTCCCGATCTGAACTAGCCCACCACCCAAAACCAAGAGGGCGTGTTATGCCAATCGACATTATTTGTAAATAAGATCTTTTGCTTGCTTCACTCATGGCAAGTACTCTTTCCTTCCACAGTAAACTGTACTTCCTCTGCCTCTTCACTTTTCCAGGCCTACAGTTGCTTTGAAAAGTGTACTTGGCAGTatacttttattttacatttttcctcttttcacaCTTCAAAGGTGTGTTTGAGGATTAAAATGCTAGTTTTAggtaagggttagggttagacaGTAACTTGTGATGGTTTAAGTTAAAGAGTTAAGTTAAAGAGAGCCATACAAATGTGCCTGACTGCCCCTTCACCCACATACAGAGCCACATCCTCATACTTGGCACTGCACTTATAATACACAAACTAAGACTGAAGAGAATCTTCAGTGAAAACCTGTCAAGATAAGCAAAGAACAGACGGATGAACAAActgatatgtttttttgtttgtttttttaaattccacgctgatatattttgttttgtttcatgttctGTGTAGATACTACATCAGTCGCAGACGCCAGGAACAACCCCAGTATAGGTGAAGGCAGTGTCGGTGGGTTGACAGGCAGCCTGAGTGCAAGCGGCAGCCACATGGACCGTCTGGGGGCCATTAGGGACAACCTGAGTGAGACGGCCTCCACCATGGCCCTGGCTGGAGCCAGCATCACCGGCAGCCTGTCTGGCAGCGCCATGGTCAATTATCTGAACAGGTAAATGTGTGCTGCAATATTTAAATGTGGTTGTGACTTCAGTGTGCTCTCCTGCATTGtcttattttctctctctctctgttgtcaGGCTGGAGGTGCAGGCTGATGTGCAGAAGGAGCGCTGCAGTCTTAGTGGCGAGTCCGGCACAGTGAGCCTGGGAACAGTCAGCGACAATGCTAGCACCAAAGCAATGGCTGGATCCATTCTTAATGCCTACATGCCTCTTGACAGGTGAGCATCATAGGTTTGGATAAGTCGAGAAAGCATGATCTTCTGTTCATTAGCATGTTTAGTCCAGTTCTTTGTAGCTTCATAGTGTGAAACAGATGCAGCGGATTAGTGAATAATACCTGTATTATTGTAAACCTGTGCTCACGTCAACTGAACACAAAGTATTATTGTTTATATCATCATGTTTTGAACCTAGCCTAATTTCTAACCTATTGTACTAGTTGGTAACAAATTAGGCTAGTGCTATTCAAAGATAAAATGGTCATCTAGAGTCTATAGTCACTATATGTTATGAATAACAGCCCTCTGGATGCTTAATTGTGCTGAACACAAACTACATGCAACTCATGTTTCCTGTGTCCTCTCTTCTTCCAGAGATGGGAACAGTATGGAGGTGCAGGTTGACATTGAATCCAAACCTGGCAAACTACGGCATcacagcggcagcagcagcattgATGACGGCAGCCACGTTGGTCGCTGCGGCTGGACCTGTCCCTCTAATGGCTGCACCTCTGCAGAGGGCAAAGGAACCTCCACTAAGTGGGCCAAAGaggcctcctgctcctcctcctccagctcggGGGGCAAGAAGAGCAAAGGCAAGCTGCGGAAGAAAGGGGGAGGAGGCACAAAGATCAATGAGACACGGGAGGACATGGATGCTCAGCTGCTGGAGCAGCGCAGCACCAACTCCTCAGAGTTCGACTCTCCTTCGCTGAGCGGCAGCCTGCCATCAGTGGCCGACTCCCACTCCAGCCACTTCTCTGAGTTCAGCTGCTCCGACCTGGAGAGCATGAAGACCTCGTGTAGCCACGGCTCCAGCGGTGGCGACTACCACACGCGCTTTGCCACAGTCAGCCCCCTGCCTGAAGTGGAGAACGACCGCCTGGAGACCTGCCCCacttcttcatcctcctcccAGGGACAGAGTGCTGTGGCCACCCCCAACTCCCCCACCTCCACCACGTCCTCCCTGGGTCACAGCACAGAGCTCCCCCCTCTCTGCTTCATAGCAGAGGAGAATGTCAACCTGGTGTGCCCCACTGAGCCGGACTCTCACAGCAACACCGGAGAGATGTTGAAggaaaccaacaacaacaacacccagCATCATCAACCACAACAGCCAGCCCAGACGCAGCATCAGCCCAAGAACTCCTGTATACAGACTGATATTTAAAATCTCAATACCATAAGTGCTGCACACACATTGTTTCAACATCCTTTTCCTCCACTAACATAACAATCCTAGCTTAAAGTTTAACCTGCATTTTCTGTTATTCCCTTGTAAAGGGGACATGTTACTTTTGGATTGGACATCCTCTGTTGAAAAGCAGCCACTGAGTGAAGTATTAAAAAAGGCTTCTGCAGTGCAGCCGCGTGAGAAATTTTAAGGTTATGAATGCTGATGTTTCTCCCTGTGCTGACACATTTTTGTCACTCGCTGGCCACCTGTAACAGAAGGCAACCCACTGACTCGGGTGTGTCAGATTTATCTGTGTAGACTAAAGTAAAACCACTGTGCCAGTTTTGCTAGTATTTGATTTTGGCCGTACTGTCTGGATGCAACACAATAAGAGAAGTTAACCAAGCAGGGACAAGGCAATacaacttatttttattttccccaaCACGTATTAGTTAACAGAGGGAACCTGGGAGTTCTCATCTGTATTTATTATTAGACTGGTTGTTTTTTGTCATGGATCTGTGTTTGAAATTAAATTGTAGAAGACCAAGGCCTGGGCTCAATGTCCTGAATCATTTTAGCTCTAAAGCTGACTTAAAAACAACTGAGATTGTTTTTAAATGGATGCACACACAGCTATTGTCCCATTGTGGGCGATGGTGCTTTATGGTTTTTTAGCAGCTCGCTAAGAAACGATTTGAGACCTGTAGCCTAATTCAGTGCATGTTCTAGCACTAAGGTGACTCAGGAAGCCTGGGCCTCATCTTGCTCTGTGGAAAGTTTGTAATGATATATGTTGAGGGTGTGGGTGGGGGCTATTTCTTGATTTGACAAAAGGTCTCTGGAAGGCCGTAGATGTTGAGATAATGCTTAAAGTCATTATAATAACATTAACCAATGGGTTGGTCAATTCTGTGAAATTGTACAAAGAAACTTTTTGTCCTGTTGAAAGGTGATTTATTCAGGCTGATGGTTTCGCCTCACTGAGTAAGAGAGAGCTTTGATATCTTTCTTTGTTAACTCATGGTGCCTTCAAGAAGCTGTTTGTGTTCCGTTTATCTCCACCGTGTCTTCTAGATTCCAatcaacaaccacaacaactcaTTGCAGAATGTCTGACTGTGTAGGAGGGATGCTCCTATGATAGATCTGGTAAATGAAGACTTTTCAATTGCCTACCAAAGACAGCACTCAGGCTCTTGTTAAATCTTAAACCTTTGACTTGTCAGCTGTAGATGCAGTATTGTGCATCCTTTTGAAACCACAGGGATGAATGATATGATCCGAAAttatacagacacacagactgCTGTTTTTGTACATGCTTCACAAATGCTACGCAAATAACCAGGGCTGTACAACGGCCCGAGGCACCTGCACTGTTACCTGTATTTCCTATGACATTGATGTTTTGCAATGCACAAAGGTTAATGGGGATGCAGAGGTTGGTTAATGGTTACCTTCCTTATTGATTTGTCCTGTGAGTTCCTGTTTGTGTTGCCAATCGGTGCTGCTGAGCAGACTTGAAGTTAAGTTCTTCTTTATTTCAGAGTGTTTGCTTAAGCCTGTGTTTACCGCTCCGTGGTCTGCTTTACTGGGGGCCACCGAGTCAGCTCAGGTGAACCTCAACCATTGAGTGGTATCCTGACCCAGGTCTGTTACAGAATGAACTCTTTGGTTCGGTGGATTCGGCTTCTGCTGCACTCCTTCCCTGCATTACAGAAAAGCAGTTTTGTTCTTCCCCCTTAGTTCGGTTTCTCATTCTTCACCCAAATTCCAGTTTCTCAATCCTAAATTGAACACTAGTGCCAgatataatttgtaatttgTGCAGAATTGCATAAGgtatttgtatatttgtttgGTAATTTGCTTTACTATATGCGTGTAAATGCatatcaaaaaaataaaaacaactatataTGAAATGTTTACGGTTTCCAAATTTTTAAGTTAACAAAAGTACTGTAAATACACAAAGTGGACCTATTATGATCATTTAAAACTTCATATTTTTACTATTAGACTCTGTTAAGAGAAGTTTTGCATTATTCACTGttcaaaatgaataaatggcctgtatttgtatagcgctttactagtccctaaggaccccaaagcgctttacacaaccagtcatccacccattcacacactggcaatggcaagctacattgtagccacagccacccaatAATCCTTAGCTGTTATATTGGGCCTTGCTATGGCAAACACCATTATTACAACGTATGtaagacacaaaaacatcatGTCACTCCATTTTTAGTGTCTCTTCTGAAACTTTCCGTTACTTGTTATGagctaaagaaggaaaaaaaccatGTTTCCCAGTTTATTGAATAGCCCTCTGTGAATAGAATACACAATTTTTACAAATCTACTGACACAATGTTAAAAGCCACTGTTAAGAGAAGCTGTGGAAAATGCAGAATTATTCCCTCCTTCCCCCAAATTTACATCCTTATGCTAAATTTTACATTCATGTAGATTTAATGAAAcatgagaaaacaaaaagtttGGATTCAGGCAGTCTTTAGATTCACAATACAGAAAGATTGATATTTATTACTTATAACATGGACAGAATGACTTTAAATAGCAaataaattacacatttaaaacagtTCTGAGTTTGGAGCCAAgtgaatatatgtgtgtgataaATCCAAGTCATTAAAGAAATTTATTAAAGCTACAGAATGATATAAATAGACTTTTTCTTTACGAGTACCGATATGCTCACCACACTAAGTCGACCCCTAGACTGAAATCCAAGGCACACATCTTATAAAGATGCTGCTTCTCTCCAGTGTGCTGCCATCTGCTGTGAAGCTGATGGTGCAGGTAAACAGGCTCAACGGCACAATGTCATTTCACATGGTGAAGACAGAGACTTGCCTTTATGAATGGAATCAATACAGGAACACAGAGCTACAAATTTGCATAGATGACTTAAAGGAGAGcaagaatttttttttgctACAACATTGTAAGTTCTGTTACACTCACATGAACAGCAGTGAGACATGCAGGTCTCTTTCACCCATTAAGATAACACCATACATGTGGTCATATTAAAATAGTTACTTAAGATGCAGCAAAGACGCACTTTTAAACTTGGAAGGAAAttagctttttgtttgtttatatttaacATGCACTGGAATAGTTTTTGGTATGTGACAGCTGGTCTTTTATAAAATGATTTCAGAAAGCGACTGGGCTCAAAGAGCAGATCAGCTCGATGAAGCCTGTCCTAAGCAAAAGCTACTGCCTGGAGTGAGGAAACACCTGCCTGCTGTGTTACACAACAGCACATTGGACCTCGTTTATTAATACACTACGGTGAAAGGTCCACTGAGTCCCACTGTTGTACAATGCAAATGGTGCATGGTGTGTACAAAAGTAAAACTGCATAGCAAAATGTTCTGGAgagaaaaatagatttttttttttttatatcgtCACAGACATTACAGACCAGTAGAGTGAATCAACTCTGTTCCATTGTATTGCTCATTCTGCAGCTTCCTGCCTTTGTGTACTCAGTTCTTGTGCAGTGTTTTGCATAGATCCAAGAGCAGTGGTGGAGCAGCTCATGCAGAGAGGGGAGGGTCAGATATATTTGTTGGCCAGGTTCTGAACATCGTTCTTAGTGAACTGTGTGCTCTGCACGGCTGAGAGATCCTCAAACAGCTGAGTCATGTGGTGACGCTCTTCCTTCTCCAGCAGCATTAGTACAACCTGCAAACAGTGCGTCAGCGTTTATCACCACACAGACCGCTTGATTGCAAAATCTTACAAACAAACTTTAGCTTTTCAGACCATATTTGCATGCTAATCTTACCGAGAACCTGTCAGCAGTGTGCAGATGGTTGAGGTGTTGGTAGACCAGATAAGGGTCTTTCTCCAGTAGGTGTGAGTGCAGGGCCTGCATGATGAAGCTGATGGTGTGTCCATCAAGCTGGGTGCTCAGGAACTGGGGAAGCATCTCTGGGGCCGTGGAGGCCAGTAGTTCCGCGCAGGCCACTGTGTTTCCAGAGCTACGAGCCGCATTCAGGGATTGGCCGAATTCATAGGCGCTGGCCGGCTGGAGGTTGATGCTGATGTCTTCTCctttgcagctgtttttggAGTTAGGGACAGCGGTCACATTCTCGTCATCCTCAACCTGAGGAGGGAGACGGACATGGgtgaaacatttaaacaggaAAGACAAAAATGGAAAGCCGGTCTCTGTCAGTGAGTCACAATCTGGGAAATCTGCACCACCTATTGCCTTAATTAGGAATAATTTGTCTGGGATGCAGTGATTGGATCTATAAGCTTCCATCTTTACCTACTGGTGTGCTGAACctgaagaaaaggaaaacaagagCTTCATAACAATCTGTAGCCTTTTAAACTTGGAGCACAGCCACTTTTCACTCTGGTGTTCCCCTGAAACTGAGACTGAGTTTTGAGACCCAGATAAGCAGCATAAGATGCATGGATACAATTTTACACTTTAGCTTTCTCCGTGTTCTCTTTTGTCTTTTAACAATAAACTGAAAATGGTACATCTAGCCCCACTCAAGCTTTAATTTGGTGCTTTTATTCTTCATTAGATCATTAATAGTAAATGAGGATGGAGCACAAAGACGAACGGTACACAACAGCTGGGAGCGCTGCACTTTA
Coding sequences:
- the LOC101479921 gene encoding E3 ubiquitin-protein ligase RNF19A; the protein is MSLQKHQQLGRGSGGVMGSDRDLQSTASSISLPSVKKAPKKRRLSLASLFRRRGRESKSGRQRSRDLQHSGPGGLGGVDGIASIESIHSEMCNDKNSAFFAVAGTGAASSAAAAASTSSASGPCSSTSSSSKVGGGVGAELLECPLCLLRHSRESFPDIMTCHHRSCIDCLRQYLRIEISESRVNISCPECSERFNPHDIRMILGDHALMEKYEEFMLRRWLVADPDCRWCPAPDCGYAVIAFGCASCPKLTCGREGCGTEFCYHCKQLWHPNQTCDAARQQRAQSLRLRTVRSSSLNYSQESGAAADDIKPCPRCAAYIIKMNDGSCNHMTCAVCGCEFCWLCMKEISDLHYLSPSGCTFWGKKPWSRKKKILWQLGTLVGAPVGIALIAGIAIPAMIIGIPVYVGRKIHNRYEGKDISNHKRNLVIAGGVTLSVIVSPVVAAVTVGIGVPIMLAYVYGVVPISLCRSGGCGVSAGNGKGVRIEFDDENDMNVGSGAAAADTTSVADARNNPSIGEGSVGGLTGSLSASGSHMDRLGAIRDNLSETASTMALAGASITGSLSGSAMVNYLNRLEVQADVQKERCSLSGESGTVSLGTVSDNASTKAMAGSILNAYMPLDRDGNSMEVQVDIESKPGKLRHHSGSSSIDDGSHVGRCGWTCPSNGCTSAEGKGTSTKWAKEASCSSSSSSGGKKSKGKLRKKGGGGTKINETREDMDAQLLEQRSTNSSEFDSPSLSGSLPSVADSHSSHFSEFSCSDLESMKTSCSHGSSGGDYHTRFATVSPLPEVENDRLETCPTSSSSSQGQSAVATPNSPTSTTSSLGHSTELPPLCFIAEENVNLVCPTEPDSHSNTGEMLKETNNNNTQHHQPQQPAQTQHQPKNSCIQTDI